Below is a genomic region from Fischerella sp. PCC 9605.
ACTTTTGTTGCTATCTGTGTTGCTCTCTGCAGGAGTTGTACTAGTCGCTGTGCTATTGACATTAATGTTAGCAGGAAGAACTCGCGATGTTTTACCTCCTCCGCCGGGAGCCTGAGCGGTATTTTGTCCGCCGCCCATTGGAAAGCTGATACCCAGCAATGTACCCAATAAAATCGCCAAGCCTCCAGCCATCAAAATAAGTGGTGTCCATCTACCCATTTTTTTCTCCTTTTTAACCTTCTGGTGTCCAGACTACTTGAGAACCTTCTCCCCAAAATCCATCAAATTTTGTGACTTTTACATCTCCTAAAACCTGAATTTGACAAGCTAAACGTAGGTTTTTTGTCGGAGAATGAGGAGGTAGGGAGCGCCGCCCTCGATCGCGCCAATTTGCCTTTGAGACATCACCTTCTACTTGAACTGCACAAGTACCACAACTGCCAATTCCCCGACAGTTAATTACCTTAGCACCGCCATTGTAGAGGTCAATACCATTTTGCAGCAAAATCTTCCGCAGATTGGTTCCGCACACACACTCAATTGTCTTACCTTGAGCTTGTACCTTGGGCATCGCAGATTACTAAAGAGGATTTAGGTTGTATTGTAACAATTTATTTCTGATACCGAAAAACTCATAAATACTATTATTGTAAAAGCCAGGTAAAAGAGAAATTTTGGCTCTCGACTTTGTTGAAAGTCTTCACAAGAAATTCACGAATCACTGAAAATTACTATATAATTAAGGTTTATAGAGCAACAAAAATTCATTAACAGATTAGGGATTTGTAACAGTTCGATTCAAAAGCCTTGAAAAATCCTTGGAAACGGTAAAATCTGTTGAGGATTTGAGAGATATCTAAATTTTACAAAATTTATAGAGTTATGAGAGCCTTTTAGCTTTAGTTCTGGAAGGGATGGCTCTTGTTGATACCTATATTTTTATTTACTTGAGTGCTGGTCTAAAATTCACCAACAATAACTGAAGAAAATCTCAGTGGATCATCACACATTGCCTTGCAAATTGTCTGAACAGTCCCCATCTTATGACCGCTAATTCCTTACCCCAACTTTGGATCTATGACACCACACTTCGAGATGGAACTCAGCGCGAAGGATTATCGGTGTCTATAGAAGATAAGTTACGCATTGCTAGGAGACTCGACCAATTGGGTATTCCGTTTATTGAAGGCGGATGGCCAGGGGCAAATCCCAAAGACGTACAATTTTTCTGGCAGTTGCAAGAAGAACCACTCAAACAAGCTGAAATAGTTACTTTTTGTTCGACTCGACGCCCTCATACAACTGCGGCTTCTGAGCCGATGTTACAAGCGATTCTCGCTGCTGGCACCCGTTGGGTAACTATATTTGGCAAGTCTTGGGATTTACATGTCACAGAAGGACTCAAGACCACTTTAGCAGAAAATTTGGCGATGATCCGTGACACCATTGAATACCTAAGCGCTCAAGGACGTCGCGTTATTTACGATGCAGAACATTGGTTTGATGGCTACAAACACAATCCAGATTATGCTTTACAGACATTAGAGACGGCGATCGCTGCTGGTGCTGAATGGCTAGTATTATGTGATACTAATGGTGG
It encodes:
- a CDS encoding 2Fe-2S iron-sulfur cluster-binding protein, producing MPKVQAQGKTIECVCGTNLRKILLQNGIDLYNGGAKVINCRGIGSCGTCAVQVEGDVSKANWRDRGRRSLPPHSPTKNLRLACQIQVLGDVKVTKFDGFWGEGSQVVWTPEG